The sequence ATATATATCACCAACTTGGATTCTAACCTTTTTTCTGTAGGATTTAACACTGTTGGAATAGttccacaaacacacatgcagatATGTGAGTTGCTTAAGTTTATGGCGTAGAAGGGAGAAAGGATTCGGGTGTCTTTCTGTCCGTATAAGATATGTGGCACAGTTGCAGTTTAAAGCTGATCATAATGCTAATGTTAGGGAAATTATGTGCTAGTCTGACTTGGCGCttgagtgttgttgttttttttttagcatatttaaAAAAGGTTCTTATACTTTTATATTGCTTTTACAGAAGAATATATTAAAGgtgtatattcatatatatatatatatatatatatatatatatatatatatatatattagatttgtGGACTTGTTTAAAATTAGTGTTATGCCCTGTTTATTATATCAGTATATACTACacacaaatattttacatttgtgCTCAGGTTGCAATCACAtctcttttttacatttactgtaatGCAGCTTCACTAATAGGATCTGCACTTATTTATCAGTTGTATTTAAAGGACCACACAGAATGTGTTGTGGAAATATATAGAATAGCTACATTTCTTAAATTTTTAGAAGATATAATCAACAGTAAATACACAACACTGTTTCTTGTAatgcatttatatattatattgatattaatagttgttaaatattttaacatttttagcagGTTAAGCTTGGCATTAGTTTTAGGGTTTCGCAGCTTGCTGAAACAAcacataaacagaataaaaaaactaatgaCTGAAATGATAAAtgacaaacattttaaataaaaatgtgacaattacaaattattatatatactatatatatatattatatattattattattatttattttattttattttaggggttttttttgtttttagtttaaaataaattagtgTGTTCCGAACCCACCCTCTCTTCTTTAAATCCCACTGATCAGTGTGGGGAGATTTTTGGTGATGAGGCGAATCTGTCCAAAGGCGCTGACTTTGTGCTGATTTAATATAGTGTGGGACAGCAGCTTCCCTTGCTCGGGCTTTGGGATTAAGGGTGTTTCTCCTCGCGGAGAAGTTAAGCAGGGATAGTGTGGTCAGCAATGGGCTGAAAGCAGAATTACAGCTTGTAGGATGGCTGTCCCTGGAGACTGCTCCACTTGGGTGTTCTGGGCTCGGACTCTCTGGCCTCTGAGAGCTGTTTTAAGGTTATGTAAGCCGCCAAAAACTCCTCATAGCGTTTTAGTTGTTGTACTAGCACAGTCCGCGTCTCTGGTCACAGGTTATACGTGTCGATGAGCGCGGTGTAGACTGAAGCAGGACGGGGTGTAAAGTATTAGCGCAGGTTTTAGAATTGCGGCGGCAGGAGAAGCGCACAGACAGGCTTTAAAAATCAAAATGGGAAATCAGTAAAACATCAATTGAACAAACAGCTGAGGCCTGTTATTATGCTGTTACTGGTTTTCTCTTCACTGATTTTCGTATTTTTTGTAAATTGTTTACTTGCCGCTTTGTTAAATGGGAATGCTGTGGTGAAATGTATCCTGATTAAATTGGATTTTCAGCGAGGATTAAAGGGCAGGCCGTGTTTTCTTTCTGTGCTAATCAAAATGCTTGTTAGCCGACTATAAACCCAGCGGGAGGCTAAAGACTGCAATCTGTCATTATAGTtaggttttaataaaaaaaacggtaaagtgtatataatattaatatgttCTTCCCGAACTATATCGACCTTTACTTTTGATCGATCACTCAGTTCCCAGCCAAATCtcacaaaataactttttatacgcacaatgtaaatgtattattttagaaattataataataataataataataataataatcgtgatgaacataattgtattatttatggtagtttaaaaatatataatactgatttaaaatacatttaaataataatatattgttgtTGCAATGATAGATAGCATTGTGGTAGTTTtcaaaaatgttaatatatttagtttattttaatgttattgttactgtaattctttattattattattattattattattattattattattattattattattattattatgacaataTAGTAATTATCATTACTATTATAACTGAATATGAATATTGAATGTGTTTTAGCTGGTTAATGGTCTCGGAAAAATGTAACAGAAATTACACCAGCTAGGGGctgattttctttattaatgGATACATAATCAGCATTACTATGGTGTTATTTaagatttgtcttttttttctctttatctgttAACCGCTTTCGTCACGTTACTAAATAGTAAAAAACGAAAGCTGTCTGGCTCAGTCTAAAGGCTTCATATACACGTGCGATCAGACTCAGGCTGTTCAGATATCCGCACTGACTGCATTTCATCGATTGCGCAGATTACTGGTGCCAGATTGCTTTACTGCTCGGTTAGCTTCAGTGCGGGAGCGCACGCGGCGAGAATGTCCAAGATTTATTTGAGTGGCACTTTGAGCAGAATAATACAACTCAGCATGACTGGTAAAGTAAACCTGCTTTCTCTGAGTCCTTGTCTGtctttaaaaacattaagaaaactgCCATTTCTACACCGCTGACCTGTGGGAAATCAGTTGAGGGTAGCGTTTGGCTCGGTGAAGCACCTTCCTGAATTTTTCCGCAGTATAAAGGCCGTCATCAATCAGCAGCAATCAGAAACAAGTCGCTGCTGCTCCCGCTGCTTCTGTTATTGCCAAAGTTCGCAGCTCCAGAGTTTTCCAGACACAGTGTTGCTAAAACCGGCGCGAGCTCCGTGCGAAACCCATCCCGAACTTCTAAAAAACCTGCACACGCCGTCTGCAAAAGCGCACGTGTATGAAAGAGTGTGAATGAAAGGCAGAAATAGTTCCTACCTGTGCTGAGTGAGCGCCCTGCAGCTGGAGACACCCGCCTGCCTTCTGCAGAGTGCTTAGAGGCATCGCGGCATTTATTTGAGCTCCAACTCTGTCACTGTTGACTTTAGCACAAAGCAAAGATTTCGCTTCCCCgctagtttaaaaaaatgattattttacagAGATATCGATCAGTGCTCTATAAAAAATCAGCCTAGCATTATGTCTAAAATGAGGGGGACCGAAATTTAATGTCTGTGTAAATTTACCTAGAAGTGACGTGCTCACATACAGAGTTTACATTCTCGATATTTGGTCGTCCATGTACACATCCCATATATGTATTAATACCATATTTTCATTGTTTACCAGCTTTTGTTTATTCGCAGATTGGGGGGATTTGAAACAGGGCTGCAGGGCTCTAAAATAAAGGGAGCAGGAACGGCCTCTGTCCACACTTCAACCTGGACAGAGTGGGATTCCTCCCTGATCTACAGTTTGTGTGCTAGGTTCTGTGCATGATCTACTTTAGAGGAAGGGTCATTAGATTATACTACAATGTTCACATGTGGAGGGTCTGCCAGCTAACCTGTGCTTTAGGCACTTTTAAAAGCCCAAAAACATTTACTTGACCAAAAATATAATATGTTGTAAAATTGCCAGATTAGATGCATGCTGAGATAGTTATTTACCCCGCCAGAAATTCACTTTTTATACAGTATCATCCTGTATATTTACTAAAGTTGAATGCCTTTGCAAAGGTTCACACAAGAAATGACACAGATGTGAGAGGGGATTTAAGAGGTACAGAATCGATGTTGACCCTGTTTAAATGGTTACTATATAGAGTGCACAATAATAACAGAgtctacaataataataataataataataataataataaaaaataataataacaataataataataattattattattattgttattattattattattattattattattattattattattattatcctcatcATCTTAGTTTTTGAATCttgtttttgttggttttggTGTCTTAAATTGTAAATGACTAAATGATAGTGTATGtcttaatgataaataataattaataataataataataatagtggacATCTAGAATAACATATACGGTGCGTGTATAATAAGAAATTTGTATGtgtctataaaaatatattttcaatactTATAGGAAGGGGTATTGAAAAATAGATATGGTGTGCAGCTGGATTCagggtttattttttttatttagttttttttttacctttttttttacaaaacaggaAGGCTTGGTCGTGAGATTTTATTAAAATCCATTTGCCTGCTTGAAAGATTCACCTCTTTAAACACCCGTTTTGAATCTTAATTTTGAGTGCAGCTTTTGAATACTAATTTTATGCTAGATCCCACTGAAAGCTCTTGAGATACGCGGCTCTGTTTACTGAGGAAGAGGTTCTGGAAAGGAAGAAATCCCAGCAGAGAGGTTTTGCACGCTTATGATCATCTGCGTGTTTGGGTAAAAACAACAGAAACCCATCTTGGTTCTTATATTTCTGTTATACATATTATTATAGTTTTCTAAATTCTCTGAacgattaaaaaaaacttttttttttatttatttatttttttttattagtgttggaATTAAATACCCATTAAATCCGAGtgaaatattttgataaaaaGACAAATTCACCGTCATCAGTAAAAATTCAAATAACACTTTAATATAGATTCTGTTCTTGTCAACTACAAGAATACACATTTACAAGCCATAAATAAGGTTtgggattatttttgttgttgtttttttattcacaacATGGACTGTTCTTTGTCCCTTTTGTTGGTGCAAGACTTTCAGTTGTCAGGCGCGATTTTTTGGTCCATTTTGCCTTGAGTTCATGACATTCGTTTCTTcacaatgtttgtttttattatttgtttttattattgttccctttttttttttttacaaaatatttactaATAAACTCGACCACTAAATTAACGAGAATAAACGGTAGCAAGAAAAATGTCCAGAGAATACATAATGCACAAAATGCATTTTCTTTACAAATGTACAAAGTTCCTTTTAAGGGTCCGTAAGGCTGTGCGAGAACAGCCTTTAGGATGAGTTCATGATGGGCCTGGAGTACATGCCTTGGTAATAGGACGTGTCTGCAGCCAGCGGCGACGAGTCGAAGCTGGCTTTACTGGCCACAGATCCCATGGAAAGGGCTGCGCCGGCCATGGGAGAGCCGTAGCCGTAGTGCATGACCTGCTCGTAGGCTTTCAAGTCCATTTTATGGTGCGGGTGGTGCTGCTGCTCGGAGGACATGAGGTTGTTTATGGAGAACGGGTGGTTGAACGAGTAGTGGTGCTCAGGTTTAAGGTGGGCGTCGTGCGCAAGGACCGCGTGATGCTGGACTAggagttgctgctgctgttgctgttgctgctgctggtgttggGTGGTCGGCGAATCCGCTGGGTCTGGACTCACACCACGGGCGGACTTCATATCTCCCAGCGCGCGCTTGTGGTCATGGACAGGGGAGTGTGAAGGTGGCGTCTCGTTGCCGTTGCAGCTCTCTGGGCTTCCGTGTGAGCCTCCGTCCCCAGCTTTCCGCCCACCGCCCTCTTTGCCCATCATCTTTTCGCACTTGAAGCGCTTCTGTCTGCGCAGGTAGCAGCCGTTCTCAAACATGTTTCCAGAGTCCGGGTGCAGCGTCCAGAAGGAGCCCTTTCCCGGCTTATCCGGTGATCGCGGTACTTTGACGAAGCAGTCATTGAAGGAGAGTGAGTGGCGAATAGAGTTCTGCCAGCGCTGCTGGTTCTGCCGGTAGAAAGGGAAGAGGTCCATGATCCACTGGTAGATCTCACTCAGCGTCAGCATTTTGCTGGGTGACTGCTGGATGGCCATGGTAATGAGTGAGATATACGAGTAGGGCGGTTTGGCGTGCGTATAGCTCCGGCGGTACGTTTTGGGGTCGCGTGCCCTGTTCATGTTTGACTGGCCATACATAGGGCTCATGGGGTTGACGTTGGGGTAGGCACCGAGCGCGTTCATGGCGGGCGCCTGCGCCGTCATGGGGCTCATGCTGGGGCTCAGGGCCGCGCTCATCCCCGTCATGCTCGCACCCATCCCGGCCATCGCCCCGGCGCCCGGAGACATGCCCGTCATGGACGGACTCATGCCCGTGTTCACGTACGACATGTTCATGGTGTTAGCGGTCATGTTAGCCGTCGTGCTCATTCCTGACATCGTCATGTAAGTGTTCATGGAGTTCATTCCAAGGCCAGTGTTCATGTTGCCAACAGAGGTGTAACACTGAAAAGcataaaaacagagagaaatgtCATTAATGCTGTTAGAAGGAAAAACAACGTTTCTTTACATCtctatttctttaaatattttaacttatTCTAAAAGCGCGTCAGCATTTCAGTTTTTTGTCAGATGTCCTACTTCTTCCAAACGCATAAAAATACCAAAAAGAGACAAGCAGGTCTTGTAGACGAATGATGAAATCGCATTTAAGTTTAAAAATTAGCCATTAAACGAAGCAAACGAATCGAAACCAATGTtccttaagtaaaaaaaaaggtgaaaattaAATATAAGCTTATAAACGAGTGCACAGTGCTATTGGCATATACCCTTCTTTATACATAAGGGCCTGGAATTGCAAGGGAAGTTTGCATTACATGTCAGACACCAACTTTTGTTAGGATAGTGCAGGGCTTCGAGACAGGGGAGGATTTGGAGGCGCCTCAAGTCAATATTTGATCTCAAAGTTAATATTATCTCAGGGCTAATATTGAGTTATATAAAACGGAATAGGCTTTTTTGActagaagagaaaagaaaatatttatatatatatgtacacaggCTATATTTAGGCAATACCAACCTCAGGTTCTCCGTAGTAGGTGCTCCAGTCTGCGTGTTCGTGTCCTTCCATTTTGACAGCACCAAGCATCCTGGAAGTTTCGTCCACTTTCTCAAAAAACGCTTTCCCACACACGAGCGTCCTCTGGCAGGCTGTGGCTGTTTGGAACCACGGGCTACTCGTGTCGCCGTGCTCTGCTGCCGTCAGGGGCtggcgcatgtgtgtgtgtttgtgtgtgtgtgtatctgtgtgtgtgggaGGTAGCCGTGGCCGCTGATGACTGGAGCTCAGTGACGCCCGCTTGCGCCTCTTAACGCTGTGATATAAACTGTGAGCGCCGGGCGAGCCTCCAATCCCTTCAGCACTCGGCCCTATTTGAATAATCTGCTCACACCTAGGCGCGAGACTTTCTCCGTTTGCCCCCCTGTCGAGCACCTGCGCCGCTCCAAAAAAAGAGCAGCCTTCATGTGAAAAGATTCATTATGACCTAATCTTATTGTATTCCAACAGGAGAGAGCGGGAAGGGAGGGGTGTTGAGGGATTTGGGGAATGGAAGGGGGGGCTTTATCATGCACAGTCTGGATGATGGAGAATTTTTGTAATGTATAGAAGGAAGTCTGCATCTGTTTATTGCGTTTTTTACGTTAACTTTCGTTCGTTTTAACTAGCTCAACAAACTAAGCATTATAGCACGATCCCCCTCATATCACTTTATAATTGTAACACTTTCAGCAATAAAGTCAGCAACACTGGGTTCTCTTGAACGATACCACAACAGAATCACTTTTAAATACCCCTCAAATACATACACTTTAGCTTTATTCCTTAAAGAAACATATGCAAGCAGATTTGTACATGTGTGGATCGTTTAAAAGGTTTAGAAAACCTTTAGATCGTTAGATGTccgtttttttacatttactttttttactttttaagagtgtgcattatgaaaaaaaatattacccaaaatttatttattttataaactttaaaaaaaacaaaaacaatgcagccTATAAGAGGTTGGCATCACCGTGAAGAACCAATTAATGATACCAAGAAATTTTACTGTTCCGTTTGTTAGACTGTCATTGTTCCTCACAGAGCCATTTGATTTGTTTAATAACCTTTATAGAGGCTTGTTTTAATGGTGCATATAACATACAATCCTATTCTaaatatgaattatatatttCAATTTTTACATCGTAAAACGAAAAATCCGACGCAGGATTATATTAACCTTAACACGTGATGTATTGATTTATTGATAATGGACTACAAAAGCTACAGCGCAAGTGAAGAGTCAGAAACAGAGCTATGTGCTAAGGTGTGTTTGAGGTGGCTGCTTTGGCTTGTCTTCCGAGTTTGTTTACGTGTGTGTTAATATATGTAACTAATAGCAGGACGTAGTTTgctaatataacagcttcactcTTCGCCGGCAGGTCATCCGTGTTGATTTTGCAGAGCTCAGTGGCCAGATTTGATTGCCTTCACTAAACAAAGTGGCCTAACATTTATCCAATGTGTTTGACTATCCACGAAATAGGGGGACCACGCGGGCGAATGCTGATGGGTTTACGCAGGAGAACGTGTGAAGACCCTTGACTTTAACTAATTTGATGTCACTTTACTTATTCGTAGGTCAGTCAAATCTGTTAAGGTCAGTTTTGCACAATGTGCACTATATATAATTGTACAAAAAATGAtggtattttactttttttgttcttGAATATCATTATTAATTATCACGAAGGCATGTCATACAAGCCACTGTTACTTTGCTGTTGTAAGCGCTGTTGAGAGCACCCCCTCTTGGTGGGAGAGCTAAGCCACACAGTGGGATACATTTATGTTTTGACAAATATAGGCTAATAGTTTTATTCATGTTGTCGCTCCATATTATCCACAGCCGTTTCTGCATAAGTTTGTGTATTTTGAGGTCTTCTAGACCAGAGTTTACGCACGTCTTACATTTGATTTATTCATTAATGCGCGCTCCGAAAAGCGCGCATTAATACCTAGGTGTTTGGCACGTGCCTGTCCAGCGGTGTTATCGTGTGCTATCTGTTTGATTACGTATTTGCGCAGCACAGGCACACAAATGTCAATATAATCTCGGAGTTTATTTGGacctgtgtgtaatgtgtaaacgGGGCTGAGGGCGCGCGCTGCGCTGGACACTCGCGCATGCGGAGCTGCCTGACATCGCGTGATGCGCTCAGGGCACCGGTCTGATTCAACACTTCTGCACCGCTAATTCGCGCTCATGTGCATGCCGTTGGATTTAGTGTAGTAAATCTCGCCAGCTGCACGTGCAGCGTAATAGCACGTATATTTACCCAGCCGGCATTTCACAGTTTATTCACGGTTGAATCAACGTCATATTGAGGTTAAATCAACGTtgaattagttttttattttgaaaagacTGATAAGTTTTCTTTTTATTCAACATTGCACACTCGAAGAAGTATGtttttagtaaatatatataagtacaaaaatatgaaataaaacccCTAAATCATTTACATGCTTAAAAATGTCTTTAGTTTGAGGCAGAACTAAGACAACTTTGTCTGTTAACTTTGTCTCTTACTTTCTAATTtgctgatttctttttttaatgcatgcatttagatattttaaattCCCTTTTGATGAAAATATAAGTAACTAACTGTAACCTGTATAAGGAGTGAGTTTTTATTTTGTGAGGgatgttgaacactggccagcatagTCATGCCAAGGCGAGCTACATTTTTGGAGTTTGAGCAAAGCATTTTATTGTGCGCCAGACCGATGTGAAATTTGTGAgggcatttaacattttttaatctgCAGTGTCTCGTGTGTACTGCGAATACATAACAGAAGGCATTAACACCCACAggggacagtgcagtgggtggtaatgattgtggttGACTACATTTGGCTAGCATTGTCCATGTCAGCAGACAAAAGACTTTGTCAGAAATCAAATAAACGTTCaaaggaggccccacacacatgtGCTGTAGGTCAATGCAGCAACCTAGGTTTTgtgggaaatggcaaaagtcatggcactttttttttcttgtttttttttcaactggttcctgtcccatgacgTGGTATGTCAGTGTATAGGAGTATTTGTACACTGCTGTCTTTGCACTATGTATGTTTGCAGTTATGTTGTTCTTGTTGGCTTGGATTGATGAAGTTCAAAGGATCAATCCGGCTGAGATATAAATGAAACAGTGGGAAGATTCTCAAATTTTACCTACTAAAAGCAAGTTTACATATGTAGATTTTAGGTCTAGCCTGTAAAATGGCCAGATGTTTTGGTCCAAAGGAAGATGCTTTGTCAGTCATAAAGGAGATAAGTGATGGAGATTGATGGAGTGTGGTGTATAGCTGATATTGAGAAGCACTAACATAAGATCTCTAAGAACAAAGGAAGCAGAGTCAGTTTATTCTTTGGATTGTAGTTTTGGCACCTTAAATAGTTATATATTGACCTTATATATtgagttatatatttatatgttttttttttatatgttatgttttttttgacCAGACACACCATTTTCACATCCTTAAAATGTCAGTGATACATAGTGATACACCCAGCTGtcaacatggataccatagcaactatttGACAGCATCTGGGTAACCACCTGATACAATAGCAGCTGACAAGCGACCACatgggtaccacagcaaccactaagcaatgtCATAAATCACCTGAATTACCATAGTTATCACCCTTCAGAAAAATACCGTAATACTCATCTAGCAAGCACCTAGtaacttagtaacaccatagcagccacccatTAACCAGTTAACAACACATATAGTGGCAACTGATAACACCATAAGAACCAATAGCAACCTTACCACCACCGCACCACGGCAGcaacttagcaaccaactagcagcCACTTTGCAATCACCTGCAACACCAGAGCAACGCCCTACATCTATTGAGCTGCAGCATATCAGCCACCTGGGATAGAACAAAGACTCTTAACAACCACCTCAGCAATCAGGTTGCAACACTATGACAACAACCTGGAATACCATGGCAACCACATCAGCAGCCTAGCAACTGTTTGGAAGGGAAGTCCACTTAAGCTGCTAACTATTGTGTTACCTTCTAACTattaatatcaaatcaaatcaaatttatttgtatagtgctttttacaacttgtcaccaagcagctttacagaaacatgatatATAATAGAAGGTCTATTATAGTTGTGTATCTTAATTGTGTGGGTGCCCTTTTTATTTTGCTGCTATTACTTTTtgcagttgtttttttctttctgggtAGTAAAAGGTTCTCtccgtttctttctctctttttctttcttttttttctttttgccattGTGTCAGTTTTATTTGAGGTAAACTTTTTTTCTTATGGGTTGCTTATATAATACATGAATGTAAGGGAAAATTAACTTTCTTGTAATGTCTGAAATGatgcttacattttaataaaaaatatattataaaatatgttgACATTTTAGAAGAAAAGTTAAATACCATAAAGTATTTGTGAAGGCCTGAGAGGAACTGTAGGATTCCAAAACTTACACTTTGCTTTAAGTGCCTGTACAGGTTGTCATTATTCTGAATGGAGACTTTTAAATGATTATCATGTATGTTGATTAATTTAATGAGTGCTCATGATTAATCCACTAGAACTCAGGTAATTCACTTAAGTACAAAGACTACTCGTACACTTGACTGTTTTCAAGTGGGCAGGTGTGTAGCACGGCGTTCTTTTGGAATATTTTGTTTAAAGTTAATCATTTATGACTGTGATACAGACTGTGAGCGTGCTCAGTAGCGAAGGtcactttttttgtatttggtaAAAACGCGAAGGACCCTGTCTTTAAACAAACAGAACAGGGAGTATTGGCCTATACTTTGTGCCTGATTTACTCTGAACCTGAGGTAGCATATGGCAGGTGCTTTGTGCATAAATGAGAGCCCACAGTTAGTAGAggttttattaaacacttaaGGCATAGGATAATTGGCCAAGTATTTATACAATACATGATATTTAACATTTAGTTTTGCTTAGTTTAAAGAGACAAAAAAGCTCCAGCAGTGCCAAGAAGTGCAGCTGATTTGTTTTCAAAGTTTCATATTgttgaatatattatataaattctCCTATTTGTTGGTCACGTCCGTCACTGATGATCCATCATGCACCTTTGAAGGCTTTTTGTGTGTTGCAATGCATCATCACTGTGGGTGGCGCCTAGGTGATCCTACTCAAACTCATACATTAGGGCCTGTATTCTAAGCAAATATTGTCTTGGGATCTCTAAACACTGacctgcat is a genomic window of Astyanax mexicanus isolate ESR-SI-001 chromosome 14, AstMex3_surface, whole genome shotgun sequence containing:
- the foxa2 gene encoding forkhead box protein A2; the encoded protein is MRQPLTAAEHGDTSSPWFQTATACQRTLVCGKAFFEKVDETSRMLGAVKMEGHEHADWSTYYGEPECYTSVGNMNTGLGMNSMNTYMTMSGMSTTANMTANTMNMSYVNTGMSPSMTGMSPGAGAMAGMGASMTGMSAALSPSMSPMTAQAPAMNALGAYPNVNPMSPMYGQSNMNRARDPKTYRRSYTHAKPPYSYISLITMAIQQSPSKMLTLSEIYQWIMDLFPFYRQNQQRWQNSIRHSLSFNDCFVKVPRSPDKPGKGSFWTLHPDSGNMFENGCYLRRQKRFKCEKMMGKEGGGRKAGDGGSHGSPESCNGNETPPSHSPVHDHKRALGDMKSARGVSPDPADSPTTQHQQQQQQQQQQLLVQHHAVLAHDAHLKPEHHYSFNHPFSINNLMSSEQQHHPHHKMDLKAYEQVMHYGYGSPMAGAALSMGSVASKASFDSSPLAADTSYYQGMYSRPIMNSS